TCAGCACGACGGCGGTTTCTCCCACCCATTGAATGGCCGGTTTTCCTTTGTAGTCCACCTTGCGAGTTTTGCGGTAGGTCATCTCGCGAGCAATTTGACTCAGGGCCCTCGATTGACCTGCATGACTGGCCGTGGAACCGGCCTTGACTCGCACCAGCCATTGCCGACCTTCGGCTGCCATTGCCTCAGGTGAGCGACCGAATCAGCCTCTCGATCCACGATATGGACAAGCGGCTTGGCAAAATTCTGCTGTTCCAGCCAAGTGATACGTTGTGTCAGTTCATGCAGATGCTTCTCAGGGGCCAGCACTTCTTCGGCTCGCGTGCTGAGCACGCCGTCCCTGGTCGCGCTAGATTCTGAGCAGGAGTACAGATCGGTGCACCGTCACGATCCGTGACGAGCAGGCTGCTTTGCAGCTCGTAACCGATGTCGCCCCGGTGGGTCATTTGCAGGCGATCAGCCTTGCTGTGGTGGTGCATGTAATTGAGCCGAGACCAATCATGCATGACCAGCGCGTAATCATCGCAGTCATCTCGACAACCCTCGTGGGCTAACGCCAGCAGCGGTTTAACCAGGTCAACGGGCCGAACCCGGTCATTGCTCAAAAATCGCCAAAGGGCTTGCGTCTGTGCAAAAGCCTTGTCGCTTCGCGGCAAGGCTTTCATCCCGGCGGCCAGCGCCGGTAGTCCATTACTGTGTCCCATGACTAACTCGTCGTATCGTTTTGTCAGTCGGGCATCTAGCCCGGTCATTTGATATCCATGCCGTCCCTTTATAGACCAGGATCGGGAGATGTGTAGATACCTATGCCGCGATTGGGGCGACTCGATCTGAAGTCTTAAAGCCAAATAGCATCCCACAAGGGATAGTCGCCAAGCCGCTCTACAAGCCCTGCCCGCAATGGATTCGCCACTACATACCGTGCGATCTTCACCAAGTCTTCTTCTCGCCTCAATGCCCGGTCGTGATAGCCCTGCTGCCAAAGTGGTCCATTCCTGTTACTGGAAAGATTCACCTCCCGCGTAATCAGTGACTTGGTTTGACGCATCAGATTACTGAGCGAACAGTTCTCCAACTCGACAAGCCAATGGAAGTGATCAGGCATAACGACCCATGCCAGTGAATTCACTAAGCCTGTGTTTTGTGCTTGGCGAAATTGATGAACAACCAATCTGCCCAATGCGAAATCCGCAAAAACCGGCTTGCGATCAAGTGTATTGGTAGTCAGTAAATAGATTCGATTGGGTTCGGCATAGCGCCCCGTTCGTAGGCGATGTGAAGCAGGAAGATCAGGCAATCCGTTGCCCCTTCATGATGGATTCATCAGAAGACTAGACCTGAGCAGCCCATAGACCGCGACAATCCGTTATCTGGATGTGTCCATGAAGCCGCCATCGCGGGCAAGCCCGCTCCCACAAGGATCGAAGGTGCTCACAGATTTTGTGTCCACCTACAAGGATCGAAGGTGTTCACAGATTTTGTGTTCACCTACAAGGATCGAGGGTGTTCCCACATTTTGTGTTCACCGCTGAACCTGTGGGAGCGGGCTTGCCCGCGATGACATTCGATCAGACGCTGAAAATCAACCAACCACCCCCGCATCCGCCCTCAACCCCTGCCCCTCAATCGCCCTGATCGCACACTGTTCATCGACATCAGACAAATCGCCGCTGATACCCACCGCTCCCAGCACAGTCCCGTCCTGATCCCGAACCAACACGCCGCCCGGCACCGGCACGACGCTGCCCTGCCCCAGGCTGTTCAGCGCGGCGAAGAAGGCCGGGCGTTGTTGGGCGTCTTGTGCCAGCAGGCGTGAGCCCTTGCCCAAGGCGATGGCGCCCCAAGCTTTGCCGATGGCGATCTGCGGGCGCAGCAGGCTGGCGCCGTCTTCGCGTTGCAGCGTTATCAAGTGCCCGCCGGCGTCCAGCACGGCAACGGTCAAGGGCGCGGCGGAGATTTCCCGGCCTGTGGAGATGGCCTGATTGGCCAGGTTGACTGCGACGTTCAAGGTTAAAGCGCTCATGGTGCCGTCCTCATCTTGTTATAGGGAAAGCCGTTGGATTGCTTTCTGTTGCGCAATCCGATGCAACAAATAGAACACAATGAATTATTTTTTTGTATACAATAATTTTCGAAAAGCGCCACATGCGACGAAAAGCCACAGTCCTTCGGGCTTCCGACGAATGAAACAGCTGCTTGAGAAAATGGATTGACCTGCGCCGTCCGCCGTGAATACACTCTGCGCAAAGCCACTTGTATACAATTACAAAACGTAAGAGGCACAAAACCATGAGCAAAATGAGAGCAATCGAAGCCGCCGTTCTGGTGATGCGCCGTGAAGGGGTTGATACCGCTTTTGGCATCCCCGGCGCCGCGATCAACCCGCTGTACTCCGCCTTGCAGAAGGTCGGTGGCATCGATCACGTCCTCGCTCGCCACGTTGAAGGCGCCTCGCACATGGCCGAGGGCTACACCCGCACCAAGGCCGGCAACATCGGCGTATGCATCGGCACGTCCGGCCCGGCCGGCACCGACATGGTCACCGGGCTTTACAGCGCCTCGGCCGACTCGATCCCGATCCTGTGCATCACCGGTCAGGCACCGCGGGCCCGGATGCACAAGGAAGACTTCCAGGCCGTCGATATCACCAGCATAGTCAAGCCGGTCACCAAGTGGTCGACCACTGTTATGGAGCCGGGCCAAGTGCCTTACGCGTTCCAGAAAGCCTTCTATGAAATGCGCTCCGGCCGCCCAGGCCCGGTGCTGATTGACCTGCCGTTCGACGTGCAGATGGCCGAAATCGAATTCGACATCGACGCCTATGAGCCGCTGCCGCTGGCCAAGCCGACCGCTAACCGCGTGCAGATCGAGAAGGCCTTGGCCATGCTTGATCAGGCTGAGCGCCCATTGTTGGTGGCCGGTGGCGGCATTATCAATGCCGACGCCAGCGAGTTGCTGGTGGAGTTCGCCGAGCTGACCGGCATTCCAGTGGTCCCGACCCTGATGGGCTGGGGCACCATCCCGGACGATCACCCGCTGATGGTTGGCATGGTCGGTCTGCA
This genomic stretch from Pseudomonas wuhanensis harbors:
- a CDS encoding GlcG/HbpS family heme-binding protein codes for the protein MSALTLNVAVNLANQAISTGREISAAPLTVAVLDAGGHLITLQREDGASLLRPQIAIGKAWGAIALGKGSRLLAQDAQQRPAFFAALNSLGQGSVVPVPGGVLVRDQDGTVLGAVGISGDLSDVDEQCAIRAIEGQGLRADAGVVG
- a CDS encoding REP-associated tyrosine transposase, whose protein sequence is MPDLPASHRLRTGRYAEPNRIYLLTTNTLDRKPVFADFALGRLVVHQFRQAQNTGLVNSLAWVVMPDHFHWLVELENCSLSNLMRQTKSLITREVNLSSNRNGPLWQQGYHDRALRREEDLVKIARYVVANPLRAGLVERLGDYPLWDAIWL